The following proteins are encoded in a genomic region of Magallana gigas chromosome 1, xbMagGiga1.1, whole genome shotgun sequence:
- the LOC105318334 gene encoding uncharacterized protein, producing the protein MPGGGPKFFPCVLCNKRTKPRERRKITTQETHFLQKTFLITVKDTNDTLCNRCRHKYYAAERQKIQVVAKNDESNDEYIPTPKRPKSSALSSPPSISLSIPSTPKSHAQCFLCKRPGPKLVVVPSNARFDVFMNCEIIVPAGSRCCPNHLENGEFKADMLHSIKTANSSLLSKTSITELIKSLRTAAQQNENRRIDFETSSNLTNNDYLNLTGICKDAFDEICASALKDLRNTPARTTRTSLGIFLFKLKSGLSNKILSTIFNISKSSLRRAIASVRKSLVASFVPQNLGLQHISREEVIEKHTKPLAQTLFGDIGNSQVILVLDGTYIYIQKSNNFHFQRRSYSVHKGRPLVKAMVVVTTTGHFVTAVGPYLADNKNNDANILTHMLKSNLEDIKHWVQENDIFVVDRGFRDAISLLEDMGIKSEMPCFMKRGDKQLSTEDANASRLVTKVRWVVESANARIKRWKYLDKVLPTNQVPYIGDYIRIVCAISNKFLPPLSPAHDDDVAVAAKMLHLSRQVNVLKERVEAESLHSRKSSMWRDASTIDDFPKMTEEQLREMTCGSYQLKLSRCYIQEHLDGNHDILVHREDPQLLKVKMQSRHVSSKAHVLWISYNEVEVTAWYCLCKTGARVVGVCAHVASVLWYLGYARHKQDSLNIGVRNWGVYVEDAASLPEPIDASDSEDSTIEE; encoded by the exons ATGCCCGGTGGTGGACCAAAGTTTTTTCCATGTGTACTGTGTAACAAACGGACAAAGCCACGGGAGAGACGTAAAATAACAACACAGGAAACTCATTTCCTTCAGAAAACCTTTCTTATTACAGTCAAAGATACTAATGACACATTGTGCAACAGATGTAGGCATAAATACTATGCTGCAGAAAGACAGAAAATTCAAGTTGTCGCTAAAAATGATGAAAGCAACGATGAATACATTCCCACACCAAAACGTCCAAAATCCAGCGCTCTATCAAGTCCACCCTCTATCTCTTTGTCGATCCCCTCTACCCCTAAAAGTCATGCACAGTGCTTTTTGTGTAAGCGTCCGGGACCAAAGCTGGTGGTGGTACCATCAAACGCGAGATTTGATGTGTTCATGAACTGTGAGATTATTGTACCAGCGGGTAGTCGATGTTGTCCCAATCATTTGGAAAATGGTGAATTTAAAGCCGATATGTTGCATAGCATAAAGACAGCAAATAGCTCACTCCTTAGCAAGACGTCTATTACTGAACTGATCAAAAGTTTACGAACAGCTGCACAGCAAAACGAAAATCGCAGAATTGATTTTGAAACATCGTCCAACCTGACAAATAATGATTATTTGAATCTGACTGGAATATGCAAAGACGCTTTCGATGAAATCTGTGCATCAGCTTTAAAAGATCTTAGAAACACACCCGCTAGGACCACACGAACATCTTTGGGCATTTTCTTATTCAAACTGAAATCTGGActttccaataaaatactttcaacCATCTTCAACATTTCTAAATCTAGTTTGCGTCGAGCCATAGCATCTGTAAGAAAGTCTCTCGTTGCATCTTTTGTTCCACAGAACTTGGGTCTTCAGCATATATCACGTGAAGAGGTAATTGAAAAGCATACGAAACCTCTAGCGCAGACATTGTTTGGAGATATTGGGAATTCACAAGTGATTTTAGTATTAGATGGTACTTATATCTATATCCAAAAAAGTAACAATTTCCATTTCCAAAGACGTTCGTACAGTGTCCACAAAGGAAGACCGTTAGTGAAAGCGATGGTGGTCGTAACGACAACAGGCCATTTTGTAACAGCGGTTGGACCTTACCTCGCAGATAATAAGAACAATGATGCAAACATCCTTACCCATATGCTAAAGTCAAACTTGGAAGACATTAAACACTGGGTGCAAGAAAATGACATATTTGTTGTCGACCGGGGTTTTAGAGATGCAATAAGTCTACTGGAGGATATGGGGATAAAATCAGAAATGCCATGCTTCATGAAACGAGGGGATAAGCAACTGTCGACAGAGGATGCTAATGCTAGTCGTTTGGTTACAAAG GTGCGATGGGTAGTGGAGTCGGCGAATGCCCGAATAAAGAGGTGGAAGTACCTTGACAAAGTTCTCCCAACAAACCAAGTCCCTTACATTGGAGACTACATAAGAATTGTCTGCGCCATCTCTAACAAATTCTTACCTCCACTATCACCAG CCCATGACGACGATGTTGCAGTGGCGGCTAAAATGTTGCATCTTAGTCGTCAGGTCAATGTGCTGAAAGAGCGAGTGGAGGCAGAGAGCTTGCACAGTAGGAAATCCTCGATGTGGAGAGATGCTTCAACCATCGATGATTTCCCGAAAATGACCGAGGAACAGCTACGTGAGATGACATGTGGGTCATACCAGCTTAAACTCTCAAGGTGCTACATCCAAGAGCACCTTGACGGAAACCACGACATCCTCGTTCATAGAGAAGATCCACAACTTCTAAAAGTTAAGATGCAGAGCAGACACGTGTCTTCAAAAGCACATGTCTTGTGGATATCCTACAACGAAGTTGAG GTCACAGCATGGTATTGTCTGTGCAAGACCGGGGCGAGAGTGGTTGGTGTGTGTGCACACGTTGCGTCCGTCCTGTGGTATCTCGGGTATGCCAGACACAAACAGGACTCTTTGAATATTGGGGTTAGGAACTGGGGGGTCTATGTCGAAGACGCAGCCAGCCTTCCAGAACCAATAGACGCATCTGACAGCGAGGACAGCACCATAGAAGAATGA